The Tripterygium wilfordii isolate XIE 37 chromosome 5, ASM1340144v1, whole genome shotgun sequence DNA segment gaccatccgtaacttttgatccgcttattttttttcttattataatatgtttccgaggactgattttgaaaaCCTAAGAAACAATTTGGGTTTGCCCTAGTTGAGGTTTTGGAAGGATGTCAAAAAAAGGCATCGTTGATAGTCTGACGGAGTTAATTAAATTCTTGTAATAATGCGTTTCAAGAAATGAAAAACTCGTAGAGAACAATTGTGATAAatgaatatataatattttattacttGAAATTATTACTAACGATTTTCTTTGTTCCCCCAGTAGTTTCTAATCCTAGATCCACCACTAGGTATTTGTGGGAGAGTACTCGTCCCCGGCAAATTCTAAAAGAACCATGTCCGAAGACGCCCATGCCATGGTTTCACAAAGAGAGACGTTCCTGACGTTCTCCTCAGAACTAGTCCTAGAGCTAGTCAGAccccaaagaagaagaagacgacatTATAAGGAATGCACCTAATAATGGTCAAAGGAACGTTGTTCGTAATAAAAGTTGCTCACCCGAAAAGGAAGTAATGCTCAGAACAGCAGATAAAATTTGCTCGGAAAAGAGTGAAATGAAAGGTAAGAAACTAATTTATACATCTCATGCTTATCTTATTTATGACCAACACAAAATTTTATTGCATCCATAATCAAACAcagtaaattaattaaattagtcACAATCATATAGGCGAACATGTGGTCCAGTAGTCACCGGTTGAAACCCCGAAAATAGCCCCTTCTTATATTATACGGGGGAAGACTGCTTACCCTCCACTGCGAAGAGTTCCTATATTATACGGGGAACACTACATACCCTCCACTACGAAGAGTCTTATGCATGGAGTTGTTTATGACGAACGGATCTTCCGTGCAGGATTTATCATGTATAAAAGCATCCAAAAAGCAGGGGGAGGTGATTAAAATTGACAAGTGTGACACACAGATACGCCAAGCAAGAGAAGAATTCTACTTCTTTCTTTGTTAATATTAAAATTGTGAACAGAACAAAACATCTACATCATATGAATCATGATTTGAGAACTTGGGGATGTTAGGATCCCAATAACATGATTTCTTCTCACACTTTGTCATGATACTGATTACAACATATGTCCAATTCTAAGCAGTCACTGATGCCTGCACTGCAACATTGCCTGAGTACCCAACTTCTGATTTTATCTCAGCCTCCCAAAGCTCTGGTAATGCTTCCTTGATGTTGTGGATGCTCTCTAGTGCATAATCTGCGCCTTTGACCCTTTGAGATTTGCCAACCTAGATTCAGGAGAACTGTATCAGCAACTCTGATGTAAACATATTTGTTAATAAGGCAAAGAAAGAGTTTGTATTGAAGACAACAAAATTCCCAATGACTAACCAGCACAGTGTGTAGGCCTACACGCTTTCCGGCCTGGATGTTGCGGACGCTATCGTCAAAGAACAACTGAAAGGACATGAAAGATTTGGTTATAAGGCAACATAACTCACATGTCGATAAATTTTCAAAGACCTGAGTTTCAGATTAGGAACTTACAGTTCTTTGAGGATTAATGTCAGCCATCTTGAGAGCACGCTCTATGGCTGCTTCAGATGGTTTGCATATAATGGGAGTCTTTGGTAATTCAGTACTTGGGCTTGGTTCAGCAAAATGCCCTACGATGTCAAAAATTTTAGGATTTCTGTTATTAGCTGCAGAATCATCAGCTCTTGATCCCACAAACTCCatgtcatcctcatcatcagaAACAGTGCACTTGTGTGTAGGATTTAGGGTCTCAAAGCAGATAATCCCTTCAAAACAGTCTTCTAACCCAAGCTTGCTAAGACATTTAAGCGCATGGGCCTTGTCTGCATTTGTAAAGATCTGATgtacataaaacataaaaacatataGTGTGAGAAAATAGTACACCAACCAAAGGCTTTGGCTAATTCATCTGGTGCAGAAGGCATTTACAATTTTCCGAATAGGCAGAGTCATCAAAAGATGCCTTAAAACAGGATCTGGTTTTAAGTTCTCATAGGGTAGTCTCCCATGAACAAAACTGTGGTACTCATCATAGTCAAACCCGTAGCCAATAGCCTGCAAAGAAAAACCATCGTCCAAAAATTACAACTGTTCAAGACTTGTTCAAAATtctatccatttttttttttgtaacaatcaaaaagaaatttgaatttttgatgGAAAATCAAAAAGACATTACCCTGAGACCTGCCATGGTTGTACCATAATTCTTGTAAAGAAGGTCACCCAATGCAGTGATTTTGCCCTCTGCTATGCCAAGCTTTTCAACCATGTAATCTACAAAAGGACATCAAATTAAAGTTGAACCAACAACGGAAAGGACGACAGCAATTCATTACAAGAAGTAAGGAGCAAGGGGGCTAAACCTTTAATGTTCTTGCCACATGCAGATGCAATACCAGAACTAAGTGGATAAAGGGTGTCATCAAGATctgcaaaattgaaaattatggttatttaattttttcagtGCAAGTTATTTCAAGCCTCTCAACAAAAATTACTGACTAGAAAACACTTACCAAACAAGAGGCAATCATATTTGGGCCTTTGTGCTTGCAGGTACCCATCTTCGTATTCCATTTTCGATAAAAAAAACCTTGAGCAGGCAACGAAATGGGTTTAACACAGCGCTAAATGACATATTATACCCACACAAA contains these protein-coding regions:
- the LOC119998301 gene encoding suppressor of disruption of TFIIS → MEYEDGYLQAQRPKYDCLLFDLDDTLYPLSSGIASACGKNIKDYMVEKLGIAEGKITALGDLLYKNYGTTMAGLRAIGYGFDYDEYHSFVHGRLPYENLKPDPVLRHLLMTLPIRKIIFTNADKAHALKCLSKLGLEDCFEGIICFETLNPTHKCTVSDDEDDMEFVGSRADDSAANNRNPKIFDIVGHFAEPSPSTELPKTPIICKPSEAAIERALKMADINPQRTLFFDDSVRNIQAGKRVGLHTVLVGKSQRVKGADYALESIHNIKEALPELWEAEIKSEVGYSGNVAVQASVTA